From a single Selenomonadales bacterium genomic region:
- the scfB gene encoding thioether cross-link-forming SCIFF peptide maturase, with translation MHVFKFRGKTLALDPITGTLLEVDEVAGEVLKLWPDHTREEISAALSARFSLPELTQALAEAEELTAAGLIDTEMPPEPTPTEDHSAEVKALCLHVAHDCNLRCRYCFAGTGDFGFERALMDVTTGRAAIDFLLASSGSRRHLEVDFFGGEPLLNFPVVREVVAYGEAQAEKFGKVIRFTLTTNATLLDEDVVKFLDEKQMAVVLSLDGREDVNDQMRPYACGTGSYHTVSQAVQEFARYRGGKNYYVRGTYTAHNLNFTLDVAHLYDLGLREISLEPVVGGAGEPYALTREHLATLCLEYERLAEFYLAKQDEGAPFNFFHFNLATYGGPCFGKRVSGCGAGCDYLAVTPAGDLYPCHQFVGQDKFAMGTVFAGVTAPNLAQEFNRANIYHKPECLRCWAKLFCSGGCHAHAYHSNGTFLQPDALHCELQKKRIECALGISAVTTSRNAQ, from the coding sequence ATGCATGTCTTTAAGTTTAGAGGCAAGACTTTAGCGCTTGACCCTATTACCGGCACGCTGCTAGAGGTAGATGAGGTAGCCGGAGAGGTGCTAAAGCTTTGGCCTGACCACACCAGAGAGGAAATCAGCGCGGCTCTCTCCGCGCGTTTTTCTTTGCCCGAGCTGACACAAGCCCTGGCCGAAGCAGAAGAACTGACAGCCGCAGGCCTAATCGATACCGAAATGCCGCCGGAACCCACGCCGACCGAAGACCACTCGGCAGAGGTAAAGGCCTTGTGCCTGCATGTCGCCCACGACTGCAACCTGCGCTGTCGCTACTGCTTTGCCGGCACAGGCGATTTCGGCTTTGAGCGCGCGTTAATGGACGTAACCACCGGCCGGGCGGCCATCGACTTTCTGCTTGCGTCGTCAGGCTCAAGGCGGCATCTCGAAGTGGATTTTTTCGGCGGGGAGCCGCTGCTTAATTTCCCTGTGGTGCGCGAAGTCGTCGCCTACGGCGAAGCACAGGCAGAAAAGTTTGGCAAGGTCATCCGGTTTACGTTGACGACAAACGCGACGTTGCTCGATGAGGATGTCGTCAAGTTTCTCGACGAAAAACAAATGGCCGTCGTTCTCAGCTTAGACGGGCGCGAAGATGTAAACGACCAAATGCGACCCTATGCCTGCGGCACGGGGAGCTACCACACGGTTAGTCAAGCCGTGCAGGAGTTTGCCCGGTACCGCGGCGGGAAAAACTACTATGTGCGAGGCACTTACACCGCGCACAACCTTAATTTTACCTTAGACGTCGCGCACCTCTACGACCTAGGCTTGCGCGAAATCTCGCTGGAGCCCGTCGTAGGCGGGGCAGGTGAGCCTTACGCTCTGACGCGCGAACACTTAGCTACTCTGTGCTTAGAGTACGAGCGCCTAGCCGAGTTTTACCTGGCCAAGCAGGACGAAGGAGCACCTTTTAACTTCTTTCACTTTAACCTAGCGACTTACGGCGGGCCTTGCTTTGGCAAACGCGTCAGCGGGTGTGGGGCGGGATGCGATTACCTAGCCGTAACTCCCGCCGGCGATTTATACCCCTGTCACCAGTTCGTAGGGCAAGATAAGTTTGCCATGGGCACGGTTTTTGCCGGCGTAACCGCGCCTAACCTAGCGCAGGAGTTTAATCGGGCCAACATTTACCACAAACCTGAATGCCTGCGCTGTTGGGCCAAGTTATTTTGCAGCGGGGGTTGTCACGCCCACGCCTATCACAGCAACGGCACCTTTTTGCAGCCGGACGCGCTACACTGCGAGCTGCAGAAGAAGCGCATAGAATGTGCGCTAGGCATCAGCGCCGTCACCACATCTAGGAATGCTCAGTGA
- the scfA gene encoding six-cysteine ranthipeptide SCIFF codes for MNKHIKVIARGTIKSTAAQKACKECQTSCQSACKTSCTVGNQVCQNR; via the coding sequence ATGAACAAGCACATTAAAGTGATCGCCCGCGGGACAATTAAATCTACCGCCGCGCAAAAAGCTTGCAAGGAATGCCAGACGTCTTGCCAGTCCGCGTGTAAGACCTCTTGCACCGTCGGCAATCAGGTTTGCCAAAACCGTTAA
- a CDS encoding DUF1576 domain-containing protein, giving the protein MQHSGAQRTWQGIMLFYLVALIAMGLFWPGSENLAEGLGQILRSPSLLLSDYMVIGGPGAALVNAGLVGLIGLALVAFSGASLAGSSIAGIFTMAGFALFGKNPLNVLPIIAGVYLFSRAKQVPFKTYLGAAMFGTAIAPLVSQVAFGFELPLFTGLAAGLAAGFVMPALATHLLPNHQGHNLYNIGFTAGILGTLAMSMLRAVGHTSVPVMHWSTEHTAAMSLAFGVYFVSMILLGLLLQGTWHGVGEIHKQSGVLVSDFTALTGFATTFINMGLMGLMSLLYLWLVGGDVNGPTLGGVLTIVGFAAFGKHLKNSLPVMAGVWVACLILVPDAAQPAPQLAALFGTTLAPMAGSFGPLVGLAAGFLHLNTVMHVGVMHGGMNLYNNGLAGGLVATIMIALIRALTPAKN; this is encoded by the coding sequence TTGCAGCACTCGGGAGCACAGCGTACTTGGCAAGGCATAATGCTCTTTTATCTGGTGGCACTCATAGCAATGGGACTTTTTTGGCCTGGTAGCGAGAATTTGGCAGAGGGTCTGGGGCAAATACTTCGGTCTCCTAGCCTTTTGCTTAGCGACTATATGGTGATTGGGGGACCCGGCGCGGCACTCGTTAACGCCGGGCTAGTCGGGCTGATTGGACTCGCTCTAGTAGCGTTCAGCGGGGCATCCCTCGCGGGGAGCAGTATCGCCGGCATCTTTACTATGGCGGGCTTCGCTTTGTTTGGCAAAAATCCGCTTAACGTCCTGCCGATTATCGCCGGTGTATACCTCTTTAGTCGCGCTAAGCAAGTTCCTTTTAAGACGTATTTGGGCGCGGCTATGTTTGGGACAGCCATTGCGCCGCTCGTGAGTCAGGTGGCGTTTGGCTTTGAGTTGCCGCTCTTCACGGGCCTGGCGGCGGGTTTGGCGGCAGGGTTTGTTATGCCGGCGCTAGCTACGCACCTCTTGCCTAATCATCAGGGCCACAACCTGTATAACATCGGGTTTACGGCCGGAATCCTCGGCACGTTGGCCATGTCTATGCTCAGGGCCGTCGGCCATACTTCCGTGCCGGTAATGCACTGGAGCACGGAGCACACAGCGGCTATGTCATTGGCTTTCGGCGTCTATTTTGTCTCGATGATTCTCTTAGGCCTGCTCCTGCAGGGGACATGGCACGGAGTCGGGGAGATTCATAAGCAGAGCGGAGTTCTCGTCAGCGATTTTACGGCGCTTACGGGTTTCGCTACTACATTTATTAATATGGGCCTCATGGGTTTAATGAGTCTATTGTACTTGTGGTTAGTCGGTGGAGACGTCAACGGCCCCACACTAGGAGGCGTGCTCACGATAGTAGGGTTTGCCGCTTTCGGCAAGCATCTAAAAAACTCCCTGCCTGTGATGGCCGGTGTATGGGTTGCTTGTTTAATCCTAGTGCCCGACGCAGCACAGCCCGCCCCGCAGTTAGCGGCTCTCTTTGGCACCACCCTCGCTCCTATGGCCGGTAGTTTCGGTCCTTTAGTTGGTTTGGCGGCAGGTTTCTTGCACTTAAACACGGTAATGCACGTCGGGGTAATGCACGGGGGAATGAACCTCTACAATAACGGTCTGGCCGGCGGCCTTGTCGCGACTATCATGATTGCGCTAATCCGCGCTTTAACCCCCGCGAAAAACTGA